A segment of the Lycium ferocissimum isolate CSIRO_LF1 chromosome 5, AGI_CSIRO_Lferr_CH_V1, whole genome shotgun sequence genome:
aaggcagggaggctgtttccgatagaccctcggctcaagaaaagatgcaaagacaacaataataataggcTGTTTGTTTGTTCctcaacaaacaaacaaagaaataaatTCAGTGGTGTTCCATCTATATTTAAAGTTTAGGACAAACAatgatataaaagagatcaattGCAATAGAAGGCATTGAAGACATCAGATGAAACACCAAATATCTGTTCAACCTATTCGATTGGCACAAAGTTAAACCAACTTGAAGTACCAGGAACTTAAGATATTGTACTAGAATGTTTACAGTTTAGGATAATGCCAAAATAGATCATTGTATAGATACTGTACTTTAAACGCAATTTGTACAGTATAATACAAAATCTTAAACTGAACAGAAAACATTCAAGCCAAAAAGACTCCATACTCTTACCGCAATTACTTAAACCATTCACTAGCATGCTAATTGCAACTGGACCAAAAACATGCCCTTTCTCCATCTCTTCCTTGTAGAACATGTAAGCTTCCTCTTGTTTGCCACATCTATTATATGAATCAACTATAGAATTGTATAAAAGACTTCCAGTCCTGGAAGAATCCGTAACAGATGCAAAGATATTTAGAGCTTCCCTCaatttcttctgcttcccataAAAATTGATCAAGGATGCACTCGCAGAATCCTCTGGTTTTCTACCCTCCTTCATTAACAGCTTATAAAGGTTTTCCGCCTTTGAAATGTCACCTACAGGAGAAATTGATGTAAATTACCAAACGATCAGGTGTCTTAACATTTCTTGCTTAAAGGATGAACTAGAGCGGAAAGAAAAATTCAGATgcaagagtcctagaagccgaCATGGCCACCACTTCAGTAAACATACCACCATTGTGGAATGAAGTCATGAAGCTAAGGAAATTATGAGATCCTAGGTTCTATGCTATTtaatcaaaacatttcatagggACAGGAAATGTGGGAAGCTCAATTTTTGCCCTAAGCCAAATTTGtatgcatatcaagaatattAAAGAGCAGAAAGAGTCAGTGCTTCTTACACCTAACTTACTAAATGCGAAAGCAAGTTTATTTACCTTCTTTGGCCAATTTTCTGATAAGCTGACTAGCAACAGACAGGCCATTTGCAGTCTTAAGCAACAATTTTAGTGTTTCTTCTGCCTTCATTGTATTTCCATCTGCTATAAAGAGGATAAGGGCCAGCTCAAAAGCCATAGCACCTGGTTGGTCCAAGGGCTTGGAAGCAATTTCGGTTGTGGCAAATCTATCATCTCCACGAATGGCCACAGAAAAAGTCTGTGTAAATACAGAATCTTCAAACGTCTTGCTTGCACTGAACTCTCGTATCAACTGCACTGCATCTCGGACCATTCCTTCGATGCAAAAAACTTTCATGACTATCTTGAGAAGCTCCTCATCAAATTCGACTTGAATTTTCCTTATCtggaaaataaaatcttttgCTTTCTCAGTTAAACCGAGTCTCATGTACAAATTGAGCATGTCTTTGCAGAAACCACACTCAGGAATTTGCATCTTAGAGAGAGCCTGAAACACAGCTTCGGCAGATGCTACGTCTCCATTCGCAATATGGCACCTCAATAAGATACCATAACAGAAATTTGAAAATGATATGTTTTTTGACTTCATTTCGTCCATTATACTCAGTGCTTCCTCAATTTTTCCAGCATTAAGATGGACTTGAGCCATTGTTGTATATGTTTTCTCGTTACTAATCACACCCAACTTCTTAATGTCTTCATAAGTCTTTTGAGCATCATCGTAGAGACCAAGCTTGCCATATATTCTGATAAGCAGGCCATATATGACTTCATCTGTTTTGATGCCATATTTTTCCATCTCCTCAAACAGAGCAAGTGCTTTGGGATAATCCTCCTTTCTGTAATACATTGTCAAAAGTGAAGCACATGTAAAGTTGCTCGGGATTATCCCTTGTGATCTCATATCTTCATAAAGCCTGAAAGCATCATCATAGTTACCACTCTTTGAAATCAGACTGATGAGAAGGCTATAAGTTGCTTCCTCGGGGATGAACCTCGAACTTTTCATCTGATTAAAAGTCTTAAAAGCTACTTCAGCGTGACCTTCTTTGACAAGTGAGCAGATAACAACTGTAAAAGTAAAATGATTGGGCTCAACCCCTTTTGCAGTCATCTGTTTCCATATACTTACAACATTTTCATGAAGTGATTTTTTCTGTAAAGATGACAGCATGAAATTAAAGACTGCAGTTGAAGGTGTAATTCCCCTTTCCTCAAGagcaaaaaagaaggaaatcatAGCTTTGTGACGTCCCCACCGAGCATAAGCACACAACATGGTACCACAAGCAACTTCATCAGGTTCACACCCCGTTTCAAGCATTTCCAAAAAGGTCTGCTCAGCTAGCTTGATTTTCCCAACTTGGCCGTATGCACGGAGGACAAGCGTATAGACAATGACACTTGGTCGGTAGCTTAACTGTTCCAAGCATAAATCTAAATTACACCAAATTAATATTTCAGATTCTCCAAAGAAAGTAGTATTAGAAAGAAATATTTGTCATCATATATGCTAGTTTCACAGAATACACATGACGCAATCATAGCCAAGTTAATCTAGATCTTAGAACAATTTAACAAAAGCATTATTGCTTGGAACAAACAA
Coding sequences within it:
- the LOC132056267 gene encoding pentatricopeptide repeat-containing protein At5g27270, which gives rise to MEALQSSFLYSTPLKTPSHKPTKKPKPKPTIFSCSITPDPWSLSDGNSNKNLNKPKPKSKHAKNPLSDDNARRIIKGKAQYLSALRRNQGSQALTPKWIKRTPEQMVQYLEDDRNGHLYGKHVVAAIKRVRSLSGKAEGSYDMREVMGSFVTKLSFREMCVVLKEQRGWRQVRDFFAWMKLQLSYRPSVIVYTLVLRAYGQVGKIKLAEQTFLEMLETGCEPDEVACGTMLCAYARWGRHKAMISFFFALEERGITPSTAVFNFMLSSLQKKSLHENVVSIWKQMTAKGVEPNHFTFTVVICSLVKEGHAEVAFKTFNQMKSSRFIPEEATYSLLISLISKSGNYDDAFRLYEDMRSQGIIPSNFTCASLLTMYYRKEDYPKALALFEEMEKYGIKTDEVIYGLLIRIYGKLGLYDDAQKTYEDIKKLGVISNEKTYTTMAQVHLNAGKIEEALSIMDEMKSKNISFSNFCYGILLRCHIANGDVASAEAVFQALSKMQIPECGFCKDMLNLYMRLGLTEKAKDFIFQIRKIQVEFDEELLKIVMKVFCIEGMVRDAVQLIREFSASKTFEDSVFTQTFSVAIRGDDRFATTEIASKPLDQPGAMAFELALILFIADGNTMKAEETLKLLLKTANGLSVASQLIRKLAKEGDISKAENLYKLLMKEGRKPEDSASASLINFYGKQKKLREALNIFASVTDSSRTGSLLYNSIVDSYNRCGKQEEAYMFYKEEMEKGHVFGPVAISMLVNGLSNCGRYTEAEDIIQNSLRANLELDTVAYNTFIKAMLDAGKLRFAARVYEHMLSSGVAPTIQTYNTMISVYGRGRDLDKAVKAFDMAQKMGISLDEKAYTNLICYYGKAGKYDEASNLFAKMQEAGIRPGQVSYNIMINIYAAAGLYQEAEVLMHRMRNNGCSPDSLTYLALIRAYTSGAEYSRAENAIDSMQIEGISPSCAHFNVLLSGFAKEGLIGKVETIYKNLVNAGLQPDLESYRIMLRGYMDYGYVEEGFLFFERISKSLKPDRFIMSAAVHLYRSAGLKLKAEGVLRSMNSSGIPFLENLEVGSRLKAD